One window of Phoenix dactylifera cultivar Barhee BC4 chromosome 5, palm_55x_up_171113_PBpolish2nd_filt_p, whole genome shotgun sequence genomic DNA carries:
- the LOC103711667 gene encoding transcription factor MYBS3-like isoform X2, translated as MTRRCSHCCHNGHNSRTCPNRGGVKIFGVRLTDGSIRKSASMGNLSHLAASSASPPDGPDPGAAPAAAAEGYASEDFVQGSSSSCRDRKKGVPWTKDEHKMFLLGLQKLGKGDWRGIARNYVVSRTPTQVASHAQKYFIRQTNLTRRKRRSSLFDMVPDEPVEPQPTPMNCEEPEMQCSKPPSEPPAMDEEAKSKHSDNPVVETADPEPETLQCSYPVIPPAYFSPFFQFYIPCWPGYQTDASEKQGHEIVKPTAMHPRTPIDIDELVGMSKLSIEEPMGERAPLSLSSNLLGGSSRQSAFHANPSTRTQA; from the exons ATGACGAGGAGGTGCTCTCATTGCTGCCACAACGGCCACAACTCGAGGACGTGCCCTAACCGCGGCGGGGTGAAGATCTTCGGCGTCCGCCTCACGGATGGCTCCATTAGGAAGAGCGCCAGCATGGGCAACCTCTCCCACCTCGCCGCATCCAGCGCCTCGCCGCCCGACGGCCCGGACCCCGGCGCCGCCCCCGCCGCCGCTGCGGAGGGCTACGCCTCTGAGGACTTCGTCCAGGGCTCGTCCTCCAGCTGCCGCGACCGCAAGAAAG GTGTGCCATGGACTAAAGATGAACACAAAATGTTTTTACTGGGCTTGCAAAAGCTTGGGAAAGGCGACTGGCGAGGGATAGCTCGTAACTATGTGGTATCAAGAACACCTACTCAGGTGGCTAGTCATGCTCAAAAATATTTCATTCGACAAACCAATTTGActagaagaaagcgaagatctAGCCTCTTTGACATGGTACCCGATGAg CCAGTCGAGCCCCAGCCTACTCCAATGAACTGTGAAGAACCAGAAATGCAATGCAGCAAACCACCGTCAGAACCTCCGGCCATGGATGAGGAAGCTAAGTCAAAGCATTCTGATAATCCAGTTGTAGAGACAGCTGATCCGGAGCCAGAGACCTTGCAATGCAGTTATCCAGTGATACCTCCGGCTTATTTCTCACCcttttttcaattttatatCCCTTGTTGGCCAGGTTACCAAACAGATGCTTCAGAGAAGCAGGGACATGAAATTGTTAAGCCAACAGCAATGCATCCAAGGACTCCCATAGACATCGATGAGCTTGTTGGCATGTCGAAACTGAGCATAGAAGAACCAATGGGTGAAAGAGCACCTTTATCACTGTCATCAAATCTGCTTGGAGGATCAAGTAGGCAATCTGCTTTCCATGCTAATCCATCCACAAGGACTCAAGCATGA
- the LOC103711667 gene encoding transcription factor MYBS3-like isoform X1, which produces MTRRCSHCCHNGHNSRTCPNRGGVKIFGVRLTDGSIRKSASMGNLSHLAASSASPPDGPDPGAAPAAAAEGYASEDFVQGSSSSCRDRKKGVPWTKDEHKMFLLGLQKLGKGDWRGIARNYVVSRTPTQVASHAQKYFIRQTNLTRRKRRSSLFDMVPDEVTDLFSEHPVEPQPTPMNCEEPEMQCSKPPSEPPAMDEEAKSKHSDNPVVETADPEPETLQCSYPVIPPAYFSPFFQFYIPCWPGYQTDASEKQGHEIVKPTAMHPRTPIDIDELVGMSKLSIEEPMGERAPLSLSSNLLGGSSRQSAFHANPSTRTQA; this is translated from the exons ATGACGAGGAGGTGCTCTCATTGCTGCCACAACGGCCACAACTCGAGGACGTGCCCTAACCGCGGCGGGGTGAAGATCTTCGGCGTCCGCCTCACGGATGGCTCCATTAGGAAGAGCGCCAGCATGGGCAACCTCTCCCACCTCGCCGCATCCAGCGCCTCGCCGCCCGACGGCCCGGACCCCGGCGCCGCCCCCGCCGCCGCTGCGGAGGGCTACGCCTCTGAGGACTTCGTCCAGGGCTCGTCCTCCAGCTGCCGCGACCGCAAGAAAG GTGTGCCATGGACTAAAGATGAACACAAAATGTTTTTACTGGGCTTGCAAAAGCTTGGGAAAGGCGACTGGCGAGGGATAGCTCGTAACTATGTGGTATCAAGAACACCTACTCAGGTGGCTAGTCATGCTCAAAAATATTTCATTCGACAAACCAATTTGActagaagaaagcgaagatctAGCCTCTTTGACATGGTACCCGATGAg GTCACTGATCTTTTTTCGGAACAT CCAGTCGAGCCCCAGCCTACTCCAATGAACTGTGAAGAACCAGAAATGCAATGCAGCAAACCACCGTCAGAACCTCCGGCCATGGATGAGGAAGCTAAGTCAAAGCATTCTGATAATCCAGTTGTAGAGACAGCTGATCCGGAGCCAGAGACCTTGCAATGCAGTTATCCAGTGATACCTCCGGCTTATTTCTCACCcttttttcaattttatatCCCTTGTTGGCCAGGTTACCAAACAGATGCTTCAGAGAAGCAGGGACATGAAATTGTTAAGCCAACAGCAATGCATCCAAGGACTCCCATAGACATCGATGAGCTTGTTGGCATGTCGAAACTGAGCATAGAAGAACCAATGGGTGAAAGAGCACCTTTATCACTGTCATCAAATCTGCTTGGAGGATCAAGTAGGCAATCTGCTTTCCATGCTAATCCATCCACAAGGACTCAAGCATGA
- the LOC103711669 gene encoding 2-oxoglutarate-Fe(II) type oxidoreductase hxnY, producing the protein MSKNLDLPLVDLSSTDRAAAARSIRQACMEYGFFYLINHGIEDTVFQKVFEESKKFFSLPLDEKMKRERNEAHRGYTPMYAETLDPSSKFKGDLKESFYIGPEEGSNLQNNNQWPSEESLPCWRITMESYYEKVLTVGKRLISLIALALNLDDQFFEKIGAFHSPMSFLRLIHYPGELAASDNGNFGASAHSDYGMVTLLVTDGVPGLQICREKDKHPQLWEDVRHVDGAFIVNVGDMLERWTNCLFRSTLHRVLTVGQERYSVAFFCDPHYDCVVECLESCCSETSPPRFPPIRCGDYLVERIRTSYGSK; encoded by the exons ATGTCCAAGAACCTGGACCTCCCTCTGGTCGACCTCTCCTCCACCGACCGTGCCGCCGCCGCCCGGTCGATTCGCCAG GCATGCATGGAGTATGGATTCTTCTACCTGATAAATCACGGAATCGAGGATACTGTTTTTCAGAAGGTGTTTGAAGAGAGCAAGAAGTTTTTCTCGTTGCCTCTGGATGAGAAGATGAAGCGTGAGCGCAACGAGGCTCACAGGGGCTATACTCCCATGTATGCCGAGACCCTTGATCCGTCTTCCAAATTTAAAG gaGATCTGAAGGAGAGTTTCTACATTGGTCCTGAGGAAGGCAGCAATCTGCAAAACAACAATCAAtggccttcagaag AAAGCTTGCCATGTTGGAGAATCACAATGGAATCATATTATGAAAAAGTCCT GACGGTGGGCAAAagattgatctctttgattgcTTTGGCTTTGAACCTTGATGATCAGTTCTTCGAGAAAATTGGGGCATTTCATTCCCCAATGTCATTTCTTCGCCTAATACATTATCCTG GTGAATTGGCTGCTTCTGATAATGGTAATTTTGGTGCATCAGCCCATTCAGACTATGGAATGGTTACACTTTTAGTAACTGATGGGGTCCCTGGTCTTCAG ATTTGCAGGGAAAAAGACAAACATCCACAACTATGGGAGGATGTTCGTCATGTTGATGG AGCTTTCATTGTTAATGTTGGGGATATGTTAGAGAGGTGGACTAACTGTTTGTTCCG GTCGACATTGCATAGAGTCCTGACAGTTGGGCAAGAGCGCTACTCT GTTGCCTTCTTTTGTGATCCACATTATGATTGTGTGGTTGAATGCTTGGAAAGTTGTTGCAGTGAGACATCTCCTCCCAG GTTTCCTCCTATCCGTTGTGGTGACTATCTAGTGGAGCGGATAAGAACTTCATACGGTTCtaaatga